A window of the Proteus terrae subsp. cibarius genome harbors these coding sequences:
- a CDS encoding methyltransferase domain-containing protein, which translates to MKAARSVKPITMPDSWRDIPWGEYYRMAIELRLQNWWPKMYGFHLLKLGQLSAELDTKLSIVSHQVNVTSNAINADVIASLDYLPFENKSVDVCLMAHVLDYSADPHWLLREADRVLIDDGWIVLTSFNPISLLGLGKCTPLLRQKQPYSSRMFSLRRQIDWLSVLNYEVMTQQNFQIMPFSRPIKRDGSSYHTGGCLNLIIARKRTLPLTPTALKFALPRMSVKGRVLGVTRNHSEP; encoded by the coding sequence AGAATATTATCGCATGGCGATTGAATTGCGTTTACAAAACTGGTGGCCGAAAATGTATGGCTTTCATTTGCTGAAACTCGGTCAACTCAGTGCCGAACTGGATACCAAATTAAGTATCGTTTCACATCAAGTCAATGTGACATCAAATGCAATAAATGCGGATGTTATAGCGTCTTTGGATTATCTACCCTTTGAAAATAAATCGGTTGATGTTTGCCTTATGGCTCATGTGCTTGATTATAGTGCAGATCCCCATTGGCTATTAAGAGAAGCTGATCGTGTTTTAATTGATGATGGCTGGATAGTATTAACGAGCTTCAACCCTATTAGTTTATTAGGACTGGGTAAATGCACGCCTCTTTTGCGACAAAAACAGCCTTATTCAAGTCGTATGTTTTCACTTCGTCGGCAAATTGATTGGCTTAGTGTGCTAAATTACGAAGTGATGACACAACAGAATTTTCAGATTATGCCATTTTCAAGACCAATAAAACGTGATGGTAGCAGCTATCACACCGGAGGCTGTTTAAATTTAATTATCGCTCGCAAAAGAACGCTCCCTTTAACACCCACCGCGTTGAAATTTGCATTGCCACGCATGAGTGTAAAAGGTCGAGTTTTAGGGGTTACACGCAATCACTCAGAGCCATAA
- the rnhA gene encoding ribonuclease HI, with translation MHKQVEIFTDGSCLGNPGPGGYGAILRYQQHEKTLSEGFFMTTNNRMELLAAIVALETLKFPCKITLTTDSQYVRQGITQWIHSWKKRQWRKADKSPVLNVDLWKRLDSAITRHEIEWHWVKGHAGHDENERCDELAKTAAQSPTQEDTGYIESQKDKTANE, from the coding sequence ATGCACAAGCAGGTAGAAATATTCACCGATGGTTCATGCTTAGGCAACCCAGGCCCCGGTGGTTATGGCGCTATTTTACGCTATCAACAACATGAAAAAACCCTAAGTGAAGGATTTTTTATGACCACCAATAACCGAATGGAACTTCTTGCCGCTATCGTAGCATTAGAAACATTAAAATTCCCTTGTAAAATTACACTGACAACAGATAGCCAATATGTCAGACAGGGTATTACACAGTGGATCCATAGCTGGAAAAAGCGTCAATGGCGTAAAGCAGACAAAAGCCCTGTACTTAATGTTGATTTATGGAAACGCTTAGATAGTGCTATTACTCGTCATGAAATTGAATGGCATTGGGTAAAAGGCCATGCAGGTCATGATGAAAATGAACGTTGTGATGAATTAGCAAAAACGGCGGCTCAATCACCTACACAAGAAGACACGGGCTATATTGAAAGCCAGAAAGATAAGACAGCCAACGAGTAA
- the dnaQ gene encoding DNA polymerase III subunit epsilon → MSTPITRQIVLDTETTGMNKLGVHYEGHNIIEIGAVEVINRRLTGRNFHVYIKPERLVDPEAFEVHGISDEFLEDCPSFADIADEFLEYIRGAELIIHNASFDIGFMDYEFRKLNRDIPPTETFCQITDSLAMARALFPGKRNNLDALCDRYFIDNSKRTLHGALLDAEILSDVYLAMTGGQTALAFSMDGESSNEQEQNDIQRIERPVSGLRVIRATAEELAEHESRLDLVEKKGGHCLWRPASNDEAV, encoded by the coding sequence ATGAGCACTCCAATCACACGACAAATTGTACTTGATACCGAAACCACCGGTATGAATAAGCTGGGCGTTCATTATGAAGGTCATAATATCATTGAAATTGGTGCCGTAGAGGTTATCAATCGTCGATTAACAGGGCGAAATTTCCATGTTTATATTAAGCCTGAAAGATTAGTTGATCCTGAAGCATTTGAAGTTCACGGTATTAGTGATGAGTTTTTAGAGGATTGTCCTTCTTTTGCCGATATTGCTGACGAATTTTTAGAATATATTCGTGGCGCAGAGCTGATCATTCATAACGCATCGTTCGATATCGGCTTTATGGACTATGAGTTTAGAAAGCTTAATCGTGATATTCCGCCTACTGAAACGTTCTGCCAAATTACTGATAGCCTTGCAATGGCAAGGGCATTATTCCCCGGCAAACGAAATAACCTTGATGCCTTATGTGATAGATACTTTATAGATAATTCTAAACGTACTCTTCACGGCGCGTTATTGGATGCTGAAATACTTTCTGATGTTTACTTGGCGATGACTGGTGGACAAACAGCACTAGCATTTTCAATGGATGGTGAATCAAGTAACGAACAAGAGCAAAATGATATTCAGCGTATCGAGCGCCCAGTTTCAGGTTTAAGAGTAATAAGAGCCACCGCAGAAGAACTTGCTGAGCATGAGTCTCGATTAGACTTAGTTGAGAAGAAAGGTGGGCATTGTTTATGGCGTCCTGCATCAAATGATGAGGCGGTTTGA
- a CDS encoding nuclease, translated as MLLTLDQITKELEDKFSPLGEDFNDLILFKRTTPLTGLGLLEQTLTLSLPDDFTSFISLYNLDNFSLFNISFGCGEDYLERLFMLNSPNEFAQWWIGDKRPENIIVIALSDPYTILLNTQTGNVFAMTSESSMDSFEHIAVNFCVFFRAVATLFLTDISPERIIELTSSQTTSFWYQLRPE; from the coding sequence ATGTTATTAACTCTCGACCAAATCACAAAAGAGTTAGAAGATAAATTTTCTCCTTTAGGTGAGGATTTTAATGATTTAATTCTTTTTAAAAGAACAACACCTCTTACTGGTTTAGGTTTGCTAGAACAGACGCTAACACTCTCCCTTCCTGATGATTTTACTTCTTTTATTTCTCTCTATAATTTAGATAATTTCTCATTATTTAATATCAGTTTTGGCTGTGGTGAAGATTATCTTGAAAGACTTTTCATGCTAAATAGTCCTAATGAGTTTGCTCAATGGTGGATTGGTGATAAACGACCTGAAAACATCATTGTTATTGCATTGTCAGATCCTTATACCATCTTATTAAATACTCAAACAGGGAATGTTTTTGCAATGACGAGTGAATCATCTATGGATAGTTTCGAACATATTGCAGTGAATTTTTGTGTTTTTTTTCGCGCAGTTGCCACACTGTTTTTAACAGATATTTCGCCAGAGAGAATTATTGAGCTAACCTCATCTCAAACAACTTCATTTTGGTATCAATTAAGACCTGAATAA